From a region of the uncultured Desulfatiglans sp. genome:
- a CDS encoding ATPase, AAA family, whose amino-acid sequence MAETVTLDGVEIHLAAPDDVPLRWVGQPELVTQVLAAWLVLGEEDLPLNPRLIGKPGVGKTTLAYHAGRILQRPVYLFQATMDTRPEDLVITPVIAEQGRIRYMASPVVSAVIKGGVAIIDEGNRMSEKSWASLAPLLDARRYVESIVAGVKIKAHPDFRFCTTMNEDASTFELPEYIHSRLQPQIYIDFPDRDEERRILESNLPFSDDEVIEYVLTFLQAAHEADERYSVRDGINIARYALKRLAADGKQVGRERSELLPAVLGEAAAMILDVNAARLFSELLHAGPEDF is encoded by the coding sequence ATGGCTGAAACGGTAACCCTGGATGGGGTGGAGATCCATCTCGCCGCCCCCGACGATGTCCCTCTCCGCTGGGTGGGCCAGCCGGAGCTGGTCACGCAGGTCCTGGCGGCCTGGCTCGTTTTGGGGGAAGAAGATCTCCCGCTCAATCCAAGGCTGATCGGAAAGCCGGGGGTCGGCAAGACCACTCTGGCCTACCATGCCGGCAGGATCCTGCAGCGCCCGGTCTATCTTTTTCAGGCGACGATGGACACGCGTCCGGAGGATCTGGTCATCACCCCGGTGATCGCGGAACAGGGCCGCATCCGGTACATGGCGAGCCCTGTGGTCAGCGCGGTCATCAAGGGCGGGGTGGCGATCATCGACGAGGGCAACCGAATGAGCGAGAAAAGCTGGGCCTCCCTCGCCCCCCTGCTGGATGCCCGCCGGTATGTGGAGTCCATCGTGGCCGGGGTCAAGATCAAGGCGCATCCGGACTTCCGGTTCTGCACCACCATGAACGAGGATGCCTCGACCTTCGAACTGCCCGAATACATCCACTCGCGGCTCCAACCGCAAATCTACATCGATTTTCCCGATCGCGACGAGGAGCGCCGGATCCTGGAGAGCAATCTGCCTTTCTCCGATGATGAGGTCATCGAATATGTGCTGACCTTCCTCCAGGCGGCCCACGAGGCGGACGAGCGCTATTCCGTCCGGGATGGGATCAACATCGCGCGGTACGCCCTCAAACGCCTGGCTGCGGATGGCAAGCAGGTCGGAAGGGAGCGCTCCGAGCTGCTTCCCGCCGTTTTGGGGGAGGCTGCAGCCATGATCCTGGATGTCAACGCGGCCCGCCTGTTCTCGGAGTTGCTGCATGCCGGACCAGAGGATTTCTAG
- a CDS encoding hypothetical protein (Evidence 5 : Unknown function) produces the protein MCGDVQAASARTFDFIDIAETGTRPAGVGLSTRSV, from the coding sequence TTGTGCGGCGACGTGCAGGCCGCCTCGGCGAGAACGTTTGATTTCATTGATATCGCCGAAACCGGGACCCGCCCCGCAGGGGTGGGACTAAGCACGCGCAGCGTGTGA
- a CDS encoding Response regulator receiver protein: MASRSNKADPPFLTTGMYLEAEAVKRMFTILVADRNPHIRDFLKRELANDGFKVHLAKSAAEVLDWAFGPERLDLLILDPDLPDLKDEQLYEKLDSRIPALPVVIHGFLPVDDQWSEILDTLGFVEKMGNSIEPLKTLIYNLLPNDGPSPEAPSAAEQRSEP; encoded by the coding sequence TTGGCCTCCCGGAGCAACAAGGCGGATCCGCCATTCCTAACAACGGGAATGTATCTGGAGGCAGAGGCGGTGAAAAGGATGTTTACGATTCTCGTTGCTGACCGTAATCCGCACATCAGGGACTTCTTGAAACGTGAACTGGCCAACGACGGGTTCAAGGTCCATTTGGCCAAATCCGCCGCGGAGGTGCTCGATTGGGCCTTCGGACCCGAACGGCTGGACCTCCTGATCCTGGACCCTGATCTGCCTGACCTGAAGGACGAGCAACTCTATGAGAAGCTCGACAGCCGCATCCCCGCCCTGCCGGTCGTCATACACGGCTTTCTCCCCGTCGACGATCAGTGGTCCGAGATCCTGGACACCCTGGGCTTTGTCGAAAAAATGGGGAATAGCATTGAACCGCTGAAAACTCTCATCTATAATCTGCTCCCGAATGACGGCCCCTCGCCGGAAGCCCCTTCCGCTGCCGAACAGCGGTCCGAACCTTAG
- a CDS encoding putative acetyl coenzyme A synthetase (ADP forming), alpha domain protein (Evidence 3 : Putative function from multiple computational evidences) — protein sequence MSIYNLEKIFMPSSVALVGATEKAGTIGEALLHNLLEAPFNGAVFPVNPKYKELMGTRCYASLREIGQPVDLAVVAVPIDKVTAVIDDGEAAGLGGAIVISAGGKETGERGRAIEKAIRENADAAGIRIIGPNCMGIVSSSVKLNATFAHRAPLSGRLAFISQSGAMCAAILDLSEREGIGFRYFVSIGSMLDVDFGDLVDYLGHDPEVSAIVLYVESLTHLRKFMSAARAVSRVKPIVVLKAGRSAAGAAAASSHTGAMAGEDAVYDAAFKRAGMLRVETMNELFDCAELFAKQHNPRGNRLCILTNGGGPGVMAADALASHGLEPAPLQPDTLKALDALLPPFWSRRNPIDILGDAVPERWKAAAEICLSAKEMNALMTVYVPQGLNPTAEVASALVSAFRNKNPDMPLFSVWMGGEGADPGREAMNRAAFPTYDSPERAVTAFMYAVSYARNLEMLHEIPPKFDRSLYFDRVTARSMIEKALEDGGGMLDEPLSKKILSAYGIPVNPTETAHDADEAAALSAQLGFPAVMKILSRDIVHKSDAGGVELNLKTPDEVREAFERIVAAARAYKADARIDGVTVQPMISHPMHELILGSKMDPDFGPVILFGAGGILTELWKDHALALPPLNRLLARRLVEETRIHRVLEGYRNIPRSNIELLEEVLVRLAQLVTDFPEISELDINPFLLDAHRGLTVDARIRIAPPAGPSPAHLVISPYPNQYEAMINTKDGRRFLVRAIKPEDAPLLVDLFSALSPRSIYFRFFSPLKALPTKMLARLTQIDYDRDMALVAIDTEVEHERILAVARLMSTPRTEEAEFAVAVGDPWQGKGIGAALMERLIGIAKEKGMKKITGQVLAENTQMLALARRLGFEVKKAAENGLYALSLELNG from the coding sequence GTGAGCATCTACAACCTCGAGAAGATCTTCATGCCGTCGAGCGTGGCGCTCGTCGGCGCCACGGAGAAGGCCGGAACCATCGGCGAGGCGCTTCTGCACAACCTGCTGGAGGCGCCCTTCAATGGGGCCGTCTTCCCCGTCAACCCGAAGTACAAGGAATTGATGGGGACCCGGTGCTACGCGTCCCTCAGGGAGATCGGACAACCGGTCGATCTGGCGGTTGTCGCCGTGCCCATCGACAAGGTGACCGCCGTCATCGATGACGGCGAGGCGGCGGGCCTTGGCGGCGCCATCGTGATCTCCGCCGGCGGGAAGGAGACCGGGGAGCGCGGCCGAGCCATCGAAAAGGCGATCCGCGAGAACGCCGACGCGGCCGGGATCCGGATCATCGGTCCCAACTGCATGGGCATCGTATCCTCTTCCGTAAAGCTCAACGCGACCTTTGCCCACCGGGCGCCGCTCAGCGGCCGGCTCGCATTCATTTCGCAGAGCGGCGCCATGTGCGCCGCCATCCTGGACCTTTCTGAACGCGAGGGGATCGGTTTCCGCTATTTCGTCAGCATCGGGTCGATGCTGGATGTCGACTTCGGCGACCTCGTCGACTACCTCGGGCATGACCCGGAGGTCAGCGCCATCGTGCTGTACGTCGAAAGCCTGACCCATCTGCGCAAGTTCATGAGCGCCGCACGCGCCGTCTCGCGGGTCAAACCCATCGTGGTGCTCAAGGCGGGCCGGTCGGCCGCCGGCGCCGCCGCAGCATCCTCCCACACCGGTGCGATGGCGGGGGAAGACGCCGTCTACGATGCCGCTTTCAAGCGGGCCGGCATGCTGCGGGTCGAGACCATGAACGAACTCTTCGACTGCGCCGAGCTGTTCGCCAAACAGCACAACCCGCGCGGAAACAGGCTGTGCATCCTTACGAACGGAGGCGGCCCGGGGGTCATGGCGGCCGACGCCCTGGCCTCCCATGGCCTCGAGCCGGCCCCCCTCCAACCCGACACCCTGAAGGCGCTCGATGCACTGCTTCCGCCTTTCTGGAGCAGGCGCAACCCGATCGACATCCTGGGAGACGCCGTCCCCGAACGGTGGAAGGCCGCAGCCGAGATCTGTCTTTCGGCCAAGGAGATGAATGCGCTCATGACCGTTTATGTCCCGCAGGGCCTGAACCCGACGGCCGAGGTCGCCTCCGCCCTCGTATCCGCGTTCCGGAACAAAAATCCGGACATGCCGCTCTTCTCCGTCTGGATGGGCGGTGAGGGGGCGGATCCGGGGCGGGAGGCCATGAATCGGGCCGCCTTCCCCACCTACGACTCGCCGGAGCGCGCGGTCACGGCCTTTATGTACGCAGTTTCGTACGCCCGCAACCTGGAAATGCTCCACGAGATCCCGCCGAAGTTCGACCGGTCGCTCTATTTCGACAGGGTCACGGCAAGGTCGATGATCGAGAAGGCCCTCGAGGACGGTGGGGGGATGCTTGACGAGCCCCTGTCCAAAAAGATCCTGAGCGCCTATGGGATCCCCGTCAATCCGACCGAAACCGCCCATGACGCCGACGAAGCGGCGGCCTTGAGCGCCCAGCTGGGCTTTCCGGCGGTGATGAAGATCCTGTCACGGGACATCGTCCACAAATCGGATGCCGGCGGCGTCGAATTGAATCTGAAAACGCCCGATGAGGTCCGGGAGGCCTTCGAGCGCATCGTCGCGGCCGCCCGCGCCTACAAGGCGGATGCACGCATCGACGGCGTCACCGTGCAGCCCATGATCTCCCATCCGATGCACGAACTCATTCTCGGCAGCAAAATGGATCCCGATTTCGGGCCGGTGATCCTTTTCGGCGCGGGAGGCATCCTCACGGAGCTCTGGAAGGACCACGCGCTGGCGCTGCCTCCGCTCAACCGGCTGCTCGCCAGGCGCCTCGTGGAGGAGACCCGGATCCATCGGGTCCTCGAGGGTTATCGGAACATCCCGCGATCCAACATCGAACTGCTGGAAGAAGTCCTCGTGCGTCTGGCCCAGCTGGTCACGGATTTCCCGGAGATTTCCGAACTGGACATCAACCCTTTCCTGCTCGACGCCCACCGCGGCCTCACGGTGGATGCACGCATCCGCATCGCACCGCCCGCCGGGCCGTCCCCCGCGCATTTGGTGATCAGCCCCTATCCAAACCAGTACGAGGCCATGATCAACACCAAAGACGGAAGGCGTTTCCTCGTCCGCGCCATTAAACCGGAAGATGCGCCTCTGCTGGTCGACCTCTTTTCGGCCCTTTCTCCCCGCAGCATCTATTTCCGGTTTTTCAGCCCGTTGAAAGCCCTGCCAACGAAGATGCTGGCCAGGCTGACCCAAATCGATTATGACCGCGACATGGCCCTGGTGGCCATCGACACGGAGGTAGAGCACGAACGGATCCTGGCAGTCGCACGCCTCATGAGCACCCCGCGGACGGAAGAGGCCGAATTCGCCGTCGCTGTGGGCGATCCCTGGCAGGGAAAGGGCATCGGTGCGGCCCTGATGGAGCGCCTGATCGGGATCGCCAAGGAAAAGGGCATGAAAAAGATCACCGGGCAGGTGCTCGCGGAAAACACGCAGATGCTGGCGTTGGCCCGGCGCCTGGGCTTCGAGGTCAAAAAGGCCGCCGAAAACGGCCTGTATGCCCTCAGCCTCGAACTGAACGGGTGA
- a CDS encoding hypothetical protein (Evidence 5 : Unknown function), whose translation MVSPANLGVNLHVCPCGDHQVASAQTPDFLDIGQAGTRREAVGPRTRSV comes from the coding sequence ATGGTCTCTCCGGCCAATCTCGGCGTCAATCTACATGTTTGCCCGTGCGGCGACCACCAGGTCGCCTCCGCGCAAACGCCCGATTTCCTCGATATCGGCCAAGCCGGGACCCGGCGCGAAGCGGTGGGGCCGAGAACGCGCAGCGTGTGA
- a CDS encoding putative Adenylate cyclase (Evidence 3 : Putative function from multiple computational evidences; Product type e : enzyme): MAAFYEGLEDLAIQQARRLINLSIYSKALLSMLPVALIATDRDGLVRMSNKAAQDILGFQEEELTGKPAAEIFGPGSEVGRRLLRALEDAEPAHLASRSLKLPSGKTLVGNLYLQPFRDDENALRGLLVTVEDRSYVHFLHDAFKRYVPPSVSEMIARNPQELRLGGEEKNLSVLFADIEDFTRYSESHTPNEMVTLLSEYFTVMTDEVFAFEGTLKEYVGDELMAIFGAPVEQSDHPSRACRAALAMQAALGDLRRRWRAAGRPAIRARIGVNTGAMLVGNLGSPYRFSYGVLGDQVNLASRLEGLCAVYGTPILIGERTAQAVGPAFRLREIDWVRVKGRVQSVRIYELLGEADAPPPAPAREAALAFYAEALEAYRKRRWSHALRGFEQAAAADPEDGPSRVMAGRCKHFLDAPPPEDWEGVFEHTRK, translated from the coding sequence ATGGCAGCCTTTTACGAAGGGCTTGAAGACCTCGCCATCCAGCAGGCGCGGCGGCTGATCAACCTGTCGATCTACAGCAAGGCGCTCCTGTCCATGCTGCCCGTGGCGCTGATCGCCACCGACAGGGACGGCCTCGTCCGGATGAGCAACAAGGCCGCCCAGGATATCCTGGGATTCCAGGAGGAGGAACTCACCGGCAAACCGGCCGCGGAGATCTTCGGCCCCGGAAGCGAGGTCGGGCGCAGGCTCCTCCGCGCCCTGGAAGACGCCGAGCCCGCCCACCTGGCCTCGCGCAGCCTGAAGCTGCCCTCCGGCAAGACCCTGGTGGGAAACCTCTACCTGCAGCCTTTCAGGGATGATGAAAACGCCCTGCGCGGCCTGCTGGTGACCGTCGAAGACCGCTCCTATGTGCACTTTCTCCATGATGCCTTCAAGCGCTACGTGCCGCCCTCGGTCTCGGAGATGATCGCCCGCAACCCTCAGGAACTGCGGCTCGGGGGCGAGGAAAAAAACCTCTCGGTCCTTTTCGCGGACATAGAGGATTTCACCCGCTACAGCGAATCGCACACCCCGAACGAGATGGTGACGCTGCTGAGCGAGTATTTCACGGTCATGACCGACGAGGTTTTCGCCTTTGAAGGGACGTTGAAGGAATACGTGGGGGACGAGCTGATGGCGATCTTCGGGGCGCCGGTCGAGCAGTCCGATCATCCATCGAGGGCCTGTCGCGCGGCCCTCGCCATGCAGGCGGCCCTCGGCGACCTGCGGCGGCGCTGGCGCGCCGCGGGCCGCCCGGCCATCCGGGCCCGCATCGGCGTCAACACGGGTGCAATGCTGGTCGGGAATCTCGGATCGCCCTACCGCTTCTCCTACGGCGTCCTGGGCGACCAGGTCAACCTGGCCTCCCGGCTCGAAGGCCTTTGCGCCGTCTACGGAACGCCCATCCTGATCGGAGAGCGGACCGCGCAGGCGGTCGGGCCCGCCTTCCGCCTGCGCGAGATCGACTGGGTCCGGGTCAAGGGCCGCGTCCAGTCGGTGCGCATCTACGAACTTCTGGGGGAAGCGGACGCCCCCCCGCCCGCACCCGCGCGCGAGGCAGCCCTGGCCTTTTACGCCGAAGCCCTCGAGGCCTACCGCAAGCGCAGGTGGAGCCATGCCCTCCGCGGCTTCGAGCAGGCCGCCGCGGCGGATCCGGAAGACGGCCCTTCCCGCGTCATGGCCGGGCGCTGCAAACACTTCCTCGACGCGCCGCCGCCTGAGGACTGGGAAGGAGTCTTCGAGCACACCCGGAAATGA
- a CDS encoding Isochorismatase hydrolase — protein MNDFEADKPALLIIDMVKDNFVEERHLPITPLAKAIIPPINALSAAFREAGWPVVFATDAFHAEDFIFKGRMSPHSLAGTEGAEVVDELDRRPEDYWLPKPRFSAFFKTGLEHWLRERGVTLCAVGGIATNFCVLTTVMDALCHDFKAVLLEDCAAAASTETHRQTLGLYRRNPLHPLFQVMRAPALLEALKPS, from the coding sequence ATGAACGACTTTGAAGCGGACAAACCCGCCCTGCTGATCATCGATATGGTCAAGGACAATTTCGTCGAAGAGAGGCATCTGCCCATCACGCCTCTGGCAAAGGCCATCATCCCTCCCATCAACGCCCTGAGCGCCGCCTTCCGGGAGGCCGGTTGGCCGGTGGTCTTCGCGACCGACGCCTTCCACGCGGAGGATTTCATCTTCAAAGGGCGTATGAGCCCCCACTCGCTGGCAGGCACCGAAGGCGCCGAGGTCGTGGACGAACTGGACCGCCGCCCGGAGGATTACTGGCTGCCGAAACCCCGTTTTTCGGCCTTCTTCAAGACAGGGCTCGAACACTGGCTGAGGGAAAGGGGCGTTACCCTTTGCGCCGTAGGAGGCATCGCCACCAACTTCTGCGTCCTCACGACCGTCATGGACGCCCTGTGCCACGACTTCAAGGCCGTCCTGCTCGAGGACTGCGCAGCGGCGGCCTCCACAGAAACGCACCGGCAGACGCTCGGCCTTTACCGCCGCAACCCCCTTCACCCGCTTTTCCAGGTCATGCGCGCACCCGCTCTGCTGGAAGCGCTCAAACCGTCGTGA
- a CDS encoding conserved hypothetical protein (Evidence 4 : Unknown function but conserved in other organisms), whose protein sequence is MPDQRISSLDWGSIRFVPILHNLLEFAQEVRRQFWEFRPEVVAVEYPETLMESILRGVARLPLLSVVSYEEEDGVLTYLVLEPTDGQVEALRLAFAQGVPVHFIDRDTADYPYDFRVFPDSYAVKRIGHQAYCDAWLSSDAAAEAVVQEDLLREKTMAYHLQRLSAVGRRVLFVGGLAHLAGVRREIEAPQARVIGRTHRDGVMLAHLHRDSSREILSETPFLAAQYEAARSRGEAEGLDRLEVQAQMVRLAGERHWQHARERLSMQQFRVLNRFARNYGLLSGRLVPNFYQLLVAARGAVDDNFAYELWETGSDYPWQSEQPDLPVLRLSGEDLFLDQRRIRFHRRLKQMRRRLVPVPVRRRPREAAPGEWRRSFRGEAICSYPPEDLVIEGYGQYLKKKALEVKTEENVRIEPFTGSMQDGLDVRETVRRWATGRVYVREERPLRGRVGSVVVIFDPDHPDGDGKEAYPWCVTWLGEHDQESDMAFYSTPAGEVMKGPGISLCQHGGFMLTYPPMRVFDIWKDPFFHQARNKPERLLMAALDYSLERHVVYVAAEPPSGRCRSVAARLGKTILYLPIGIFSAETLRKMRSFHVLDGYPVRRYAHRYV, encoded by the coding sequence ATGCCGGACCAGAGGATTTCTAGCCTCGACTGGGGAAGTATCCGCTTCGTCCCCATCCTGCACAATCTGCTCGAATTCGCCCAGGAGGTGCGCCGGCAGTTTTGGGAGTTCCGGCCGGAGGTCGTTGCGGTCGAATACCCCGAGACCCTGATGGAGTCGATCCTGCGCGGTGTGGCGCGTCTGCCCCTCCTCTCGGTCGTGAGCTACGAGGAAGAGGACGGGGTGTTGACCTATCTCGTCCTGGAGCCGACCGACGGACAGGTGGAAGCGCTCCGCCTGGCGTTTGCGCAAGGTGTGCCCGTCCACTTCATCGATCGGGATACCGCTGATTACCCCTACGATTTTAGAGTGTTTCCGGACTCCTACGCCGTGAAGCGGATCGGCCATCAGGCCTACTGCGATGCCTGGCTGAGCTCGGATGCAGCGGCAGAGGCGGTTGTCCAGGAGGATCTTCTGCGCGAAAAGACCATGGCCTATCACCTGCAGAGGCTGAGCGCCGTAGGCCGCCGGGTGCTCTTCGTAGGGGGTCTCGCCCACCTGGCGGGGGTCCGGCGCGAGATCGAGGCCCCCCAGGCCCGCGTCATCGGAAGGACCCATCGTGACGGGGTGATGCTGGCGCATCTGCACCGGGATTCGAGCCGGGAAATCCTCTCCGAAACGCCATTTCTGGCGGCGCAGTATGAAGCGGCGCGGTCGCGGGGCGAAGCGGAGGGGCTCGATCGGCTGGAGGTTCAGGCGCAAATGGTCCGGCTGGCTGGAGAACGGCACTGGCAGCATGCGCGGGAGCGGCTCTCGATGCAGCAGTTCCGCGTTCTGAACCGCTTCGCCCGCAACTATGGGCTTCTGAGCGGCAGGCTCGTCCCGAATTTCTACCAGCTGCTCGTGGCGGCGCGGGGCGCGGTGGACGACAATTTCGCCTACGAGCTCTGGGAGACCGGCAGCGACTACCCATGGCAGTCCGAGCAGCCGGATCTGCCGGTTCTGCGCCTTTCAGGCGAAGACCTCTTTCTCGATCAGAGGCGGATCCGCTTCCACCGGCGGCTCAAACAGATGCGCCGAAGGCTCGTCCCGGTCCCCGTCAGGCGCAGGCCGAGGGAGGCGGCGCCGGGCGAGTGGCGGCGGAGCTTCAGGGGGGAGGCCATCTGTTCCTACCCGCCGGAGGACCTGGTCATCGAGGGGTACGGTCAGTACCTCAAGAAGAAGGCACTCGAGGTGAAGACGGAGGAGAATGTCCGCATCGAGCCGTTCACGGGTTCGATGCAGGATGGACTGGATGTGCGGGAAACGGTCCGCAGGTGGGCCACGGGGAGGGTCTACGTGCGCGAAGAGCGCCCTCTGCGCGGCCGGGTGGGGTCCGTGGTGGTCATTTTCGACCCCGATCATCCGGACGGCGATGGGAAAGAGGCCTATCCCTGGTGCGTGACCTGGCTGGGGGAGCACGATCAGGAATCGGACATGGCCTTCTACAGCACGCCGGCCGGAGAGGTGATGAAAGGGCCGGGGATCTCTCTCTGCCAGCACGGGGGGTTCATGCTGACCTATCCGCCCATGCGCGTCTTCGACATCTGGAAGGATCCATTCTTCCACCAGGCCCGCAACAAGCCCGAGCGCCTGCTGATGGCGGCCCTCGACTACAGTCTGGAACGGCACGTCGTCTACGTCGCGGCGGAGCCGCCGTCCGGGCGTTGCCGGAGCGTGGCGGCGCGGCTGGGGAAGACGATTCTCTACCTGCCGATCGGGATCTTCTCCGCCGAGACCCTGCGGAAGATGCGGAGCTTTCACGTGCTCGACGGGTATCCGGTGCGGCGCTACGCGCATCGCTATGTCTGA
- a CDS encoding Rubredoxin: protein MGEKTEKNLGYAFAAESKASARNLAFAQKAEVEGYAQIARLFRAVSEAEGVHAQRYLRLMRGKIGSTEENLQAAFENEIRANVDEYPQLIQDAMNEGVAAVEKAFTQSRDVESEHADLYKRAMNDMLAERETAYFVCQVCGYIAEDQPPVNCPVCGAVQQKFKPVT from the coding sequence ATGGGTGAGAAGACCGAAAAGAACCTGGGTTATGCCTTTGCGGCCGAGTCGAAGGCCTCGGCCCGCAATCTCGCGTTCGCCCAGAAGGCGGAGGTCGAAGGGTATGCGCAGATCGCGCGCCTCTTCAGGGCCGTCAGTGAGGCGGAGGGGGTCCACGCGCAGCGCTATCTGCGGTTGATGCGTGGGAAGATCGGATCCACCGAGGAAAACCTTCAGGCCGCGTTCGAGAACGAGATCCGTGCGAATGTGGACGAATATCCCCAATTGATCCAGGACGCGATGAACGAAGGGGTCGCCGCGGTCGAGAAGGCCTTTACCCAGTCCCGCGATGTCGAAAGCGAGCATGCCGACCTGTACAAGCGGGCGATGAACGACATGCTGGCCGAACGGGAGACCGCCTATTTCGTCTGCCAGGTCTGCGGCTACATCGCCGAGGATCAGCCGCCGGTCAACTGCCCGGTCTGTGGTGCCGTCCAGCAGAAGTTCAAGCCGGTGACTTAG
- a CDS encoding hypothetical protein (Evidence 5 : Unknown function) — MPAPPHRKPDCRGGDARFHPLVLRMKPSLAQSNIYAKQSTGRCLPPEPVFPAVKGPAGGLWRRGLC, encoded by the coding sequence TTGCCCGCGCCCCCTCACCGAAAACCGGATTGCCGGGGCGGGGACGCCAGGTTTCATCCCCTCGTTTTACGAATGAAACCCAGTTTAGCACAAAGCAACATATATGCCAAACAATCGACCGGCCGGTGCCTGCCGCCCGAACCGGTCTTTCCTGCGGTCAAGGGGCCGGCCGGCGGCCTTTGGCGTAGAGGCCTCTGTTGA
- a CDS encoding Universal stress family protein — protein MAETPQKPLLLALDGSERAFQTVRYISEIPSMRSMPVVLFSVFSRIPEPYWDLERQPHVGRRIAEVHAWAVEEEKRLKAHMEKARKYLLKAGFSPESVKILIHARESGIARDILKQAAKGCRAVVVGRKGMTHLRRIVLGSVSAKLLEGMHFTPLILVGKGARPGKVLIAVDGSEGSLRAVDFAAAALDGSSMEITLTHVVRASTRETIGEAEIVIGRFFDEAKEHLMAGGMRPTQISTQVITSVPSRAAAIVEEARKGGYGTIIAGRRGISKVEQFFLGRVTNKLIQMGKGLAIWVIN, from the coding sequence ATGGCTGAAACCCCCCAAAAACCGCTGCTGCTCGCACTCGACGGCTCCGAACGCGCCTTTCAGACCGTCAGGTACATCAGCGAAATCCCGTCCATGCGCAGCATGCCGGTCGTGCTCTTCAGCGTATTCAGCAGGATCCCGGAACCTTACTGGGACCTGGAGCGGCAGCCTCACGTCGGGCGCCGCATCGCGGAGGTGCACGCCTGGGCCGTCGAAGAGGAGAAGCGGCTCAAGGCCCACATGGAAAAGGCGCGCAAATACTTGTTGAAGGCCGGTTTTTCACCGGAATCGGTGAAGATCCTGATACATGCGAGGGAGTCGGGAATCGCCCGGGACATCCTCAAACAAGCCGCAAAAGGATGCCGCGCCGTGGTCGTCGGCCGCAAAGGCATGACCCACCTCAGGCGCATCGTCCTCGGCAGCGTTTCCGCCAAACTCCTCGAGGGAATGCATTTCACCCCCCTGATCCTGGTCGGAAAGGGGGCCCGGCCGGGCAAGGTCCTGATCGCGGTGGACGGGTCCGAAGGATCGCTCCGTGCTGTCGATTTTGCCGCCGCAGCCCTTGACGGCAGCTCGATGGAAATCACCCTGACCCATGTGGTCAGGGCCTCCACCAGAGAGACGATCGGAGAGGCCGAGATCGTGATCGGACGGTTTTTCGACGAGGCCAAGGAGCACCTCATGGCCGGGGGGATGCGCCCCACCCAGATCAGCACCCAGGTCATCACGAGTGTCCCGTCGCGGGCGGCCGCCATCGTGGAAGAGGCCCGAAAAGGCGGGTACGGCACCATCATCGCCGGCCGAAGGGGAATCAGCAAGGTGGAGCAGTTTTTTTTGGGCCGCGTCACCAACAAGCTGATCCAAATGGGAAAGGGCCTGGCGATATGGGTCATCAACTAG
- a CDS encoding CBS domain protein, producing MLVKDWMSRNVITIDINDNMQEATKRMKQHDIGMLPVMKRGKIVGIVTDRDLKRASASDATTLEVHELLYLISRIKLADIMTKDPILVPFNHTVEETAEVLLKHRISGAPVVDYDGNLVGAITKGDIFRCLISLTGVGHRGIQFGFQVEDTPGSIKTVADIIRKYGGRMVSILTSYERAPKGYRQVFIRMYGVDRSRLAELKDELRQKATLLYMVDHRENIREIYGESA from the coding sequence ATGCTCGTCAAGGATTGGATGAGCCGGAACGTGATCACCATCGACATCAACGACAACATGCAGGAAGCCACCAAGCGGATGAAGCAGCATGACATCGGCATGCTGCCGGTCATGAAACGGGGGAAGATCGTCGGCATCGTAACGGACAGGGATCTCAAACGGGCCTCCGCCTCCGATGCCACCACGCTCGAGGTGCACGAACTTCTCTATCTGATATCGCGGATCAAGCTGGCCGATATCATGACCAAAGACCCCATACTGGTCCCCTTCAACCACACGGTCGAGGAAACAGCGGAAGTCCTCCTCAAACACCGGATTTCCGGGGCGCCGGTAGTCGACTACGACGGCAATCTCGTAGGGGCCATCACCAAGGGGGACATCTTCCGCTGCCTCATCAGCCTCACGGGCGTCGGGCACCGGGGCATCCAGTTCGGGTTCCAGGTGGAAGACACCCCGGGCTCGATCAAGACTGTGGCGGACATCATCCGTAAATACGGCGGCCGCATGGTCAGCATCCTGACCAGCTACGAACGGGCGCCAAAAGGGTACCGCCAGGTATTCATCCGGATGTACGGGGTGGACCGCTCCAGGCTGGCCGAACTGAAAGACGAACTCCGTCAGAAAGCCACCCTGCTGTATATGGTGGACCATCGCGAAAACATCCGGGAGATCTATGGAGAATCTGCCTGA